GACCCCCTCGAACAGCTGGATCGCCTTGCCCCGCGCCTTGAAATCGTCGCGCCTCACCGGAACGCCGGCGGCAGCGGCCTTGCGCAGCATCAGGTTCATGTAGACGAGCACTTCGTCGGCCTGATGCTCCTTCGTAAGGCGCTTCACTTCGGCCCAGAAAGCCTTTGGTTTCATGCCGATGTCGGGCAGGAACTGGTGTTCCTGCATGTTTCCATCCGCCAGCGTGCCGTCGAAGTCATAGGCGATCGCCATTTCGATGTGTTTCTTAGCCATTGCGATCACCTCTTGATTTCACGTCATTTATTGGATGGTCTGCAGCGCGGAGGAAAAGACTGAGCAGCTTAAGCTTTTCGAGCAACTCGTCGAACGTCACGATCTCCACGTCTTTTGAATTCCGTCGGAAAATCTCAAAGGACTTCTTCCTGTCGTCACCCTCGGGCGTTTTTCCGATTACGAGGCAGCAGTGAACGGCATAGGACTCGAGGTCCGAGATGCGTGAGTTATGCTTGATCTGCGCGATATGGCTCTGGAACTGATACTTCTGATCTAGCGCCTGATTGATTGATCCGGAGAGGTCGGACGACGGTGTGTAAACTCCATCCCGAAACGGTGTCTTGTTGAGAACTGCGGTCTGCGGCGTCTTGATCTCGAAGATCGTGGTATTGTTGGTGAGGCTGTTCTTCACCAGAAAGTCGGTGATCTTCTCGCCATCACCAGACAGTTTCCGTCCACCAACAGATGCCTGGCCGCGCACCTTTATGATGGGATAACCGAAAGCCATGTTCAGGATGAACGGGTTCTCATTGAAGAAGTCTTGCCAGCGATCTTCGACGAGCGTCTCGCTAAGCATTACTTCGTATCGCTTGATCAGTGCTTCCAGCGTAACCAGCTCGATGTCGCCCCTCAGCTTGGCAAGCTTTTCAGGCTGGTCCTCGGCAATGTCGGCGGCGTGATTGGTCAGTGCGCCAATTACGGCATTCTGATCATCTTCAGAGAGCTCTGTTTTGCCCTGAGCAAAGGTGGTGAACAGCTTTCGGTACGGGTGCCGCCCAACTTTGGGGTCAAGCTTTGCCACACCAAGCCGCTCGGCCAGAATGTTGTGGGCTGCCGTCCCCTTGACGGAGCGAGCGGCGGTCTGAACCAGACTGTCGATGCTGTTCATTGCGCGTCGGGCCAGTTCGAAGTCCTGTTTCGAAATGAAGAAAAGCTTCTCGTTCGAAGCAGGGCCCGTCTTTTCTTTGCCACTGATCACGAGCTCAGTGCAGTCCGACAATGCTTCGACAGCGTCAATGATGAACCGGTATGGCTTTGCAAGGCCAAGCCCGTATGCATAGTCCTTTGTGAAAGCTGATGGCAGGTCTTCAAGCATTTCCACTACGGCGTCGGGCGTGGTGGGCACGCTGCCCCCCGGCGCGAAAAACTCATCGTAGCCCGGCACCACTAAATTCGTGTCGGCGATAGTGATCCGCTCCACTTGGCGATATTTCGGTTTCAGGAAGTCGGGTTTGTCGCCAAAAGTCCCGATCGGGTAGATAGTCAGGTACCGGTCTTGCCCGTTGATATCCAACAGCTTGGTTCGGTGCGCTTTTGCCTGTTTCGGATCAAGCCTGGCGGCCTGAAGGCTCCACTCGGGCGGGACGAAGTACACGCAGACAAAGTTAGGGTGATATTCCTCGATCTCGAGGGTGCCATCACGCACAGGGTCGCGCTGTCGAACTGAGATGGCCATCAATCAGCCTCCACCTTCACGCGCCATTCACCCGTCAGCAGCTTCTGCATCAGGCCGCGTTTCTGGCGAGTGAGGGCTTCGATTTCCGCCTCAATGGCGGTGAGTTCGTCCTGCGATGCTTCCACTACCGCAGCGATGGCGGCCTGTTCGGCAGGGTCCATCGGCAGGTTCAGCTTGCCTTCCAGGAAACGTCGATTGGTGATCGCGATGGTGTTCTTGGCGCCCTTCTGAACCAGCGGGTGAAGGTAGTTTCGAACGGCGATCGGGGACCCGAATAGAGCATCGAGGATGACGCCGAGCGCGCGGGTCGCGGGAGTGAACACCCCGTAGAGCGGCGACACGATCACCTCTGCCGAGATTTTGCTCTGCTTGATGATGCCGAGCGGGAAGTCTCCGGTCGGGCTCTTGGTGTAGACGATGTCGCCCGGTAGAACGCGGTTGTAGTGACCGGTGTCGGCGGCGGCGAAGGACCGGCCGAGGTGCTCGATCTGATTGATCAAGCCCTTGTGGACCGACACGGAAAAGACTTCCTCCGCGCCGGTGCCTTGCAGGCCGTGTTCGGTCAACACCTCGCCGAGCGCGACTTCGCGCCATTCGCCCGTGTAACTAGGCAGCCGCGTGCGACCCGTGAACAGATGAGTGCGCATCCAGATGCGACGTTGAAGATTCGCCGCCCGCAGCGCCTCCAGCTTCTCGATGGCCGCGTCCCATGTCCGCAGGATTTCGGCGATCTTGCGCTGTTCGCTGAGTGGAGGGAATGGAAGCTCGAGCTCGGCGAAGCGCGAGACGCCAAGATGTGCAATCGAGTTAGTCTTGACAGCGATCCTCGAAAAAATGCCGATGGCTTGGCAGTAGCGGAACAGTTGAATCGCAAAGTTGGCGTCTGTCTGCGGGCCAGCGCGATAACGGATCAACGTATTCTGGAAGCAGCAATCTTCCGGCCCGTCGGCGTACATTGCGCAACGCCCAACTAGTTCCACGCTTTGCCCCTCATTCAGGAGGATATCTCCGGGCCTGAGGCGGAAGGTTTCAATCTCCCGCTGCTTAAAGGGCATTTCGTTGATGTCGCTGAAGTCGATATAGCCATCGAACACGTTTGCCACACGAAGATATGGGACAACTCGTCCTTCGATCATGTGAGGGGACCGCTGGCGTCCTCCTTGCACTTCACCGGTGGCCGCCACAGGCATCATCGGGAACCGTCTATTCATTGTAGTCACCCGGCTTTCGCCCCTTCGCAGCCTTTTCCATCTCCTCCAACTGCGCGATGTCCGCTTCATCCGCCGCCAGTGCCTCGGCGGCGCGGCGGTTGGCGTCGAACACCTCGAACCGCTCGACGGCCAGCTTCTGCGCCACGTCCATCCGCAGCCGCCCCGCATGGGTCAGCACGTCGCGTTCGTTGAAGGACAGGAAAGCGTCAAGCTTGTCGGCCCATTCGGCCATGGCGACCGGGCGGCGGCGCCTCGCCTGGTCCTCGGCATAGTCGAGATACATCACGACGATGCGGTTGAGTTCCTCGACCTCCTCGGCTTTCAGGTAGTTCTTGGCGGTGCCGACATCGCCCTTGCGTACGACTGTGCCTTTCCAGCTGGTCAGGCCCATGTTGGGGGCGCTCGGATCGCTGCGGTTCTCGATCAGTTCGGCGGCCGTCTTTCCCGTGACCGCCCACAGCATCTTGTTCTGCACCTTCTTGAAGAAGGCCTGCGCCTGCTCGGACGTCTTGTCGTAATCGATGGCGGTCGTGTAGAGGTCGCGGACCTTCTGGTAGAAGCGCTTCTCCGAGGCGCGGATATCCCGGATGCGGGCAAGCCACTCGTCGAAATAGTCCCATTGCTCGGCTTGCTTCAGCCGGGCATCGTCCATGGCGAAGCCCTTGACCAGATATTCACGCAGGACAGTGGTGGCCCAACGGCGGAACTGGGTGCCGCGCGTCGAGCGGACCCGGTAGCCTACCGACAGGATGACATCGAGGTTGTAGGTGTCGACCTCGCGTTCGACCTGCCTGGCGCCCTCGGTTTGAACTATCCGGAATTTCCGGATAGTTGCTCCCGGATCGCACTCACCCTCGGCGAAAACGTTGCGGATGTGCTCGTTCACGGTGCGCACGTCCTTGTCGAACAGCTCCGCGATTTCCCGCTGGCTCAGCCAAACGGTGCCGTCCACGGCCCGCAGGCCGATCGTCGCAGTGCCGTCCTCGGTGCTGTAAAGGATCAGCTCGCCCTCAGACATCGACGCCCAGCTCCTTCAGGTAGCCAGCCATCTTGCTCCGCACCTCGGTCAGCTCGGCCTCTATGGTGTTGATCTGCTTCTGCAATGCGGCCACGTCGATTTCCTCCTCCGGCTCGAAGGTGTCGACGTAGCGGGGGATGTTGAGGTTGAATTCGTTCTCGGCGATCTCTTCGGGGCTGGCGCGGTGCGAGTACTTCTCGATCTCCTCCCGCGCAGCGTAGGTTTCCAGCACCTTGTTGATATGCGCCTCGTCCATCACGTTCTGGGTCTTGCCCGGCGTGAACTCTTTGCTGGCGTCGATGAACAGCACATCGCGCCGGCCCTCGTTGGCGCCGCCCTGTTCGCGAGAGCGGTCGAAGACGAGGATGGCCACCGGAATGCCCGTGGTCGTGAACAGGTTGGCGGGCAGGCCCACCACTGCGTCGAGCAGGTTTTCTTCGATCAGCGCCTGGCGGATGCGCCCCTCGGCCCCACCCCTGAACAGCACGCCATGCGGAACGATGACGGCCACCCGGCCACTCTGGCGCTTGGCGATCTCGATCATGTGGGTGATGAAGCCATAATCGCCCTTGGACTTCGGCGGGATGCCGCGCCAGTAACGCTTGAACTGGTCGGTATCCGCGTTCTCCGCACCCCACTTGTCGAGGCTGAACGGCGGATTGGCGACCACCACGTCGAACTTCATCAGGTGGTCGCCCTCGACCAGTGCGGGGCTGTTGAGTGTGTCGCACCATTCGATGCGCGCGGCGTCCTTCGCGTGGAGGAACATGTTCATCCGCGCCAGCGCCCAGGTCGCGCCGTTCACTTCCTGGCCGTAGAGGGCGAAGTTCTCCGATCCGACTTCCTCGGCCGCACGAATCAGCAGCGACCCGGACCCGCAGGCCGGGTCACAGATCGTGTCACCCGGCTTCGGGGCCGCAAGTTTGGCCAGCAGACGGGAGACGGCGGAGGGCGTGTAGAATTCGCCAGCTTTCTTGCCCGCGTCGGAGGCAAAGCGCGAGATCAGGTAGATGTAGCACTCCCCGATGATGTCTTCGGTCACGCGGCTCGGGCGCAGGTCGAGCGCAGGCTTGGCAAAATCCTCCAGTACGTTCTTCAAGCGCCGGTTGCGGTCCTTGACGCGCCCGAGGTTAGCTTCGGAGTTGAAGTCGATGTTGCGGAACACGCCTTCGAGCTTGGCGCGGTTGGCATCCTCGATCCGTTCCAGCGCGATGTTGATCCGCTCGCCGATATTGGGTTCGTTCCGGGACTCGTAGAGGTCGTAGAAGCTGGCGCCTTCGGGAAGGACGAAACGTTCGCGCTCCAGCCTGCGACGGATCCGGGTTTCATCCTCGCCATACTGTTTGCGATAGATTTGGAGGTGATCATTCCAGTGGTCAGAGATGTACTTCAGGAACAACATCACGAGGATGTAGTCCTTGTATTGACCGGCATCGACGACGCCCCGGAATGTGTCGCAAGCAGCCCAAGCCGTCTGGTTGACCTGTTGCTGCGTGAGTTGGTCGGTCATCTAGACGCCCTTTCTTGCAATGTTGCGGGTCGAAGCTTGTTCGCTCGTTCACCGAGGATCAGGCTCAGCATTTTTCTGCGTTTTTCAGCGACTAGTATGGCTAGCGCCCGTTCCTGTTCAGCAAGTGCATCGATCGCCACGATCTTTTCCTGTGTTCCGATGTCGGGAATCTCAAGGGCTAGGTCGTCGAGGCTAGATCTGGGGATCATCCGGATGTTTGTGCCACGCGCTGCTAAATCAAAGTGGCGTTGCGCAGGCGGCTGATTGATGGCCCATGCTAAATACTCCGGCAGCACAACATCAATGTTTGGGCGGAGCACCAGCAGTGGCAAGACAGCGAGCGCAGGCTCTTGGAGGCGTTTGTCAATAACGGAGGCCGTGTTGCGTTCTCCCCGCGACCGAAACACAACGTCGCCAGGCCTTACGAAATAACGATCAGGCAAGTCATCCAGCGGGACGCGCGTTAGTCGTTCTGGGTGGATGTTGCCATTTGTCGAAATGTCCCCCAGCTGGATCGTAAGCACGCCGCCATCGTGCGTGCCTTCCAGGCGGCCCCTGGCCGTGTATCCACTATGAATGGTGCAAACATCTGGGAGCAGCATGTTTGGAACTCTGTAGATTTCTCTACAGCACGTAAACTACAGCGGCGCCATTGTCAATCGATCCCGTGCTGTAGATCATCCTACAGCGGATGTGGGACTCGACTGTCGGCGTCTCGCCTGCCGGATCGGAGCGATGCTCAAAATTACATAATCAAAATTATCGGAGCGAATACCAGGCCCCCCTCCCGGCGCCGTTAAGGCTCAGGTGGCCATCTGCCACCAGCGCGCGGAAGTGCTGCTTCAGCGTATTTCGGTTCTGGCCGGACAGGCGCTCGGCGTCGCCAATGGTCAGACGACCGTGGTCTCGCACGAGGTCCAAGAGTTGCGCGGAAACTTCCGGAAGGCTGCCCATCAACAGTCGTTCACGCTCGATCTTCGCGCGCAGACGATGCATCTGGCGCTGCAGCGCGGTGAGGAAGAAGCTGAGCCACGGTTCCCAGTCCGGGCTGTCGGACCTGATCGTTCCCTGGGTCTGTCGAAGGGCCAGGTAGTAGGCCTCCTTGCTTTGCTCGATCACGCTTTCGAGGGAGGAATACGGTACATAGGCGTAGCCTGCGCGCAGAAGCAGCAGGGTGGTCAGGATCCGGCTGAGACGTCCGTTGCCGTCCTGGAACGGATGGATCTCGAGGAAGACCACGACGAAGACTCCGATCAGAAGCAGCGGATGCAGATCACGGTCCCGGGTGGCGGTGTTGTACCAGTCGATCAGTTCAGCCATGCGGCCCGGGGTGTCGAAGGGTGTGGCGGTCTCGAACACGACGCCAATCTGCCGCCCTGTCTCGTCGAAAGCTGCGATCGAGTTTGGCGCGGTCTTCCAGGCCCCCCTGTGTCGCTGGTCTTTGCTGCTGTGCCGCAGGAGGTCCCGGTGCAACTGGCGGATATGGTTTTCGGTCACGTCCATGTCGCGCCACGAGGCGAAGACCGTGTCCATGACCTGGGCGTAGCCTGCGACCTCCTCTTCGTCCCGGGTCGAGAAGGTCTGGATGTCGAGGTTGGAGAGCAGACGCTGGACCTCCTGATCTGAGAGGCGGCTTCCTTCAATGCGGGTCGAGGAACCGATGCTTTCGATCGTAGCGACACGGCGTAAGGCGGACAGCCGCTCGGGAGCGAGACTTCCGAGCGCGCGCCATGCGCCCTTGAACTCGTCAATTTCGGCGATGATCGAAAGAAAGGTCGGGGTGATGCGGAGCGTATGGGTTTGGATCATGCCCAATTCTATACCCAATAACACCCATTTCCCGCAACCCATTTCTTGACCCAATTACACCCGATTAGCGGCGGAACCACCGGTCGCGCATGGGATCCGGACAACTGCAGACAAGATGGCGGTCGACTACTAGGCCCGACCCGAGCGTATCAGGCCATGCCTCCGTTGCCGGCTTCGGAAAGGCGGGCCAGATGAGCGCGCGCTCCGGTCGTTATAGACCCTCCCCTGCAGACGGGCTCCCAGGCATCGAAGGGAACGGCGAGGCGCAGCTTCATCTCGCCTTCGAACTCCTCATGCCTGAAGTTGGAGGCGGGATCAGTCAAGCTATTGCGCCCTTCGTGTTCCATCATCATCACCCTCGCCGGAAGTTCACCGGAATACCCTAGCCCTTCGTTTTCATCGTGGACAACACCAACCAACAGTCTGACGCTTCCTCATGAGCGATAGGCGCAAACTGTATTGCTCATGAGGGACGACCGGCGACGACCCTGGCCGGATGTGTTGTACATCGCCGAGTGCTGCCGCGCTTCTTCGCCGATCACAGCGCCGCGCGTTGCCCTTTCGTTTCGCTTCTGGTCCAGTCGTGCGGCACGAAGTTGAGCTGAGGCGGCACCAAGATGAAGACCCCACATGGCGACCTCGACCGTTGGCCGGACCCGGCCGTCGCAAACGCCCGCCGCAGCGTTTTCGCGCAGGACCTTGTCGTCGAAGGCGATACCACCTCCAGTGGACCGATCGAGGTCCAAGGCAACGTAATTGGCTCATTGAGGGCGCCGGAGATCACCGTCGCTGGGTCAGGTCGTGTTGAAGGTTCCGTCGTCGCCCACGACCTCGTCGTGCTTGGGGCGGTTTCGGGCATGATCTCGGCTCGAAACGTTCAGCTCGCGCCAAGTGCGATCGTGCAGGCCGATGTCATCCATGATCGGATCGCCATCGAGGCCGGAGCCGAGCTGGAGGGCAGGCTTCAGCGGAAGGCCTGACAGATCTCACACCGCAAGGTCTGGCGGTACCATTTGGCCTGCCGGCAGATAGCCCCGCCGCATCTTCTGTCGGAGCGTGTGGGATGCCGCCCTCTCCGCTTCTTCAACGGAAGCACAGGTTTCGATGCTCGTCCGGCCGTGGGTCCCGATCCGGCCCCAGGTTCGCAAGACGGAGACGTCGCCGAACAACGTCGCCGCAACATCGATGCAGTAGAGCCGCGCCATGTTGCCCTCAGAGTCGATGCGATGCAGATGCGCCAGAGCCATGGCGGTCCTCCCCTGCACAGACTCCGACTTGCTGCCCTCCAAGTCCAATTGCTTTTCTGAATCGATCCGGGCGCTCCGATTCAGAAAGCTGATGGGTCATAGCGACGGATCGCCCGATTCTTTCTCGACAACCTCCACCCAAAGGACGCCGCGCAGGGTTTCCTCCGGGACCAGCCATACGGTCCTGAAGCGACCGCCGGCGGTACGGTGCCGTTCTGCGACGAGTTCCCTGCCTTCACGGTCGATCCGCCACAGACGACGATCAATGGTCGGGTTTTTGGATCTGGGTCTAGTGACGTCCTCCATGCCAGCCTCCGATCGGTCGCTGACGATTTGCAGTCATGGACAGAGGCGCCTTCAGGACATATCTAACGCCATCATAAGTGGTGCTTTGCTGTCGCCACGCGAACCACGAAAGGCGTTCCTGTCGATGCATGTTCTCTCCCCTGTTCTGGTTGCTTCCGCGCTTGCGACGATGTCTGTTCCTGTCCACGCGCTTGACGCCTGGACGGTCGGTGTCGAGCGTGGCCTGCCGACCTACGCGCTCATCAGCGAGGCAGGTGAGGTGCGGCTTGTCTGCGATCCGGATCGCGTCTTCGGTCCGACGTCCAACGGTTCTCTTGTGGTCCGCTTCGAAAAGGACGCCGCGCCGGACATGGTCGTCGTGCTCGCGAAGTCCGGTGAACAAGCCCGTTTGCCGCTCAAGAACGGCGTCGCTGCCCAAGCGTCGGCTGAAGCTGTGGACTGGGCGAAGATGGTTGCGACCTTCCGGGCGGGCGGTGAGTTCGCCCTGGTCACGAGCGCCGACAGCCTGACCTTCGAGACAGCGCCGCTGCCCGAGCTTGCCTGCGAGTGATCGCAGGCAGTTCATCGAATTCTGTTGCATGGTCCGGGTCTATCTGACGCGTCGCGCCTCGATGAGCCGCGACGCGATGGCGGCGAGGAAGGCACCCACGATCGTCGCCCGGGGCTCGATCTGCCAGGGGTCACCAAGGGCTACATGCATGGCCCGGATCGCAGAGCTTTGGGCGTAGACGGTCATCGCTTCGCCGACAGCCATGTCTGTTGCCGACATGGCGAAGATGCGCCTCGCCTCGTCTGCATGCGGCATGATCTCTTCTTCTGCCAATAGCCGCCGCAATTCCGCGCGAGCTTCCTTGGCAAAGGCGCGCAGCATGTAGGCCGAGGTCACCTCGCCCGCACCCGGGATCTGCTCCAGACGCCTCTC
This portion of the Neotabrizicola shimadae genome encodes:
- a CDS encoding Shedu immune nuclease family protein gives rise to the protein MAISVRQRDPVRDGTLEIEEYHPNFVCVYFVPPEWSLQAARLDPKQAKAHRTKLLDINGQDRYLTIYPIGTFGDKPDFLKPKYRQVERITIADTNLVVPGYDEFFAPGGSVPTTPDAVVEMLEDLPSAFTKDYAYGLGLAKPYRFIIDAVEALSDCTELVISGKEKTGPASNEKLFFISKQDFELARRAMNSIDSLVQTAARSVKGTAAHNILAERLGVAKLDPKVGRHPYRKLFTTFAQGKTELSEDDQNAVIGALTNHAADIAEDQPEKLAKLRGDIELVTLEALIKRYEVMLSETLVEDRWQDFFNENPFILNMAFGYPIIKVRGQASVGGRKLSGDGEKITDFLVKNSLTNNTTIFEIKTPQTAVLNKTPFRDGVYTPSSDLSGSINQALDQKYQFQSHIAQIKHNSRISDLESYAVHCCLVIGKTPEGDDRKKSFEIFRRNSKDVEIVTFDELLEKLKLLSLFLRAADHPINDVKSRGDRNG
- a CDS encoding type I restriction-modification system subunit M yields the protein MTDQLTQQQVNQTAWAACDTFRGVVDAGQYKDYILVMLFLKYISDHWNDHLQIYRKQYGEDETRIRRRLERERFVLPEGASFYDLYESRNEPNIGERINIALERIEDANRAKLEGVFRNIDFNSEANLGRVKDRNRRLKNVLEDFAKPALDLRPSRVTEDIIGECYIYLISRFASDAGKKAGEFYTPSAVSRLLAKLAAPKPGDTICDPACGSGSLLIRAAEEVGSENFALYGQEVNGATWALARMNMFLHAKDAARIEWCDTLNSPALVEGDHLMKFDVVVANPPFSLDKWGAENADTDQFKRYWRGIPPKSKGDYGFITHMIEIAKRQSGRVAVIVPHGVLFRGGAEGRIRQALIEENLLDAVVGLPANLFTTTGIPVAILVFDRSREQGGANEGRRDVLFIDASKEFTPGKTQNVMDEAHINKVLETYAAREEIEKYSHRASPEEIAENEFNLNIPRYVDTFEPEEEIDVAALQKQINTIEAELTEVRSKMAGYLKELGVDV
- a CDS encoding virulence RhuM family protein, which translates into the protein MSEGELILYSTEDGTATIGLRAVDGTVWLSQREIAELFDKDVRTVNEHIRNVFAEGECDPGATIRKFRIVQTEGARQVEREVDTYNLDVILSVGYRVRSTRGTQFRRWATTVLREYLVKGFAMDDARLKQAEQWDYFDEWLARIRDIRASEKRFYQKVRDLYTTAIDYDKTSEQAQAFFKKVQNKMLWAVTGKTAAELIENRSDPSAPNMGLTSWKGTVVRKGDVGTAKNYLKAEEVEELNRIVVMYLDYAEDQARRRRPVAMAEWADKLDAFLSFNERDVLTHAGRLRMDVAQKLAVERFEVFDANRRAAEALAADEADIAQLEEMEKAAKGRKPGDYNE
- a CDS encoding restriction endonuclease subunit S encodes the protein MLLPDVCTIHSGYTARGRLEGTHDGGVLTIQLGDISTNGNIHPERLTRVPLDDLPDRYFVRPGDVVFRSRGERNTASVIDKRLQEPALAVLPLLVLRPNIDVVLPEYLAWAINQPPAQRHFDLAARGTNIRMIPRSSLDDLALEIPDIGTQEKIVAIDALAEQERALAILVAEKRRKMLSLILGERANKLRPATLQERASR
- a CDS encoding restriction endonuclease subunit S — protein: MFDGYIDFSDINEMPFKQREIETFRLRPGDILLNEGQSVELVGRCAMYADGPEDCCFQNTLIRYRAGPQTDANFAIQLFRYCQAIGIFSRIAVKTNSIAHLGVSRFAELELPFPPLSEQRKIAEILRTWDAAIEKLEALRAANLQRRIWMRTHLFTGRTRLPSYTGEWREVALGEVLTEHGLQGTGAEEVFSVSVHKGLINQIEHLGRSFAAADTGHYNRVLPGDIVYTKSPTGDFPLGIIKQSKISAEVIVSPLYGVFTPATRALGVILDALFGSPIAVRNYLHPLVQKGAKNTIAITNRRFLEGKLNLPMDPAEQAAIAAVVEASQDELTAIEAEIEALTRQKRGLMQKLLTGEWRVKVEAD
- a CDS encoding WGR domain-containing protein; this encodes MALAHLHRIDSEGNMARLYCIDVAATLFGDVSVLRTWGRIGTHGRTSIETCASVEEAERAASHTLRQKMRRGYLPAGQMVPPDLAV
- a CDS encoding Fic family protein: MIQTHTLRITPTFLSIIAEIDEFKGAWRALGSLAPERLSALRRVATIESIGSSTRIEGSRLSDQEVQRLLSNLDIQTFSTRDEEEVAGYAQVMDTVFASWRDMDVTENHIRQLHRDLLRHSSKDQRHRGAWKTAPNSIAAFDETGRQIGVVFETATPFDTPGRMAELIDWYNTATRDRDLHPLLLIGVFVVVFLEIHPFQDGNGRLSRILTTLLLLRAGYAYVPYSSLESVIEQSKEAYYLALRQTQGTIRSDSPDWEPWLSFFLTALQRQMHRLRAKIERERLLMGSLPEVSAQLLDLVRDHGRLTIGDAERLSGQNRNTLKQHFRALVADGHLSLNGAGRGAWYSLR
- a CDS encoding bactofilin family protein, which translates into the protein MKTPHGDLDRWPDPAVANARRSVFAQDLVVEGDTTSSGPIEVQGNVIGSLRAPEITVAGSGRVEGSVVAHDLVVLGAVSGMISARNVQLAPSAIVQADVIHDRIAIEAGAELEGRLQRKA